In the Gossypium arboreum isolate Shixiya-1 chromosome 10, ASM2569848v2, whole genome shotgun sequence genome, one interval contains:
- the LOC108452659 gene encoding putative F-box protein PP2-B12 — protein sequence MLINSTQLCQNTRTNHIKHIVSSSLNSLPDDCISLIISLTSPRDACRMALLSHAFNSIADSNAVWQMFLPLDYIHIISNSSSPPSLLSLPKKDLYISLCYHPILTHNGDMKFQLEKENGKKWYMVGAKALSIQWVDTPRHWTWISLPDSRFCRVAKLKNVGRLEIKGKVKLSTLSSNTNYAAYFVFKLVRDRYGFRHTPVELDVSIEGTAAGEVHSVILDPPRNMPQQAKERADGWLEIEMGEFFNGFEDDKTVEFSLREDHDDQPKRGLIVQGIELRPKHNR from the exons GTTACCCGACGACTGCATATCTCTCATCATATCCTTAACTTCGCCTCGAGACGCCTGTCGAATGGCCCTTCTTTCTCATGCTTTCAACTCAATTGCAGACTCCAATGCTGTATGGCAGATGTTTCTGCCCCTTGATTATATtcatatcatttctaattcatcGTCGCCTCCGTCGTTGCTCTCATTGCCCAAGAAGGACCTTTATATCAGTCTATGTTATCATCCCATTCTTACTCATAATGGGGATATG AAGTTTCAACTAGAGAAGGAGAATGGAAAGAAGTGGTATATGGTAGGGGCAAAAGCACTTTCAATTCAATGGGTTGATACACCTCGCCACTGGACTTGGATATCACTACCAGACTCTAG GTTTTGTAGGGTTGCTAAGCTTAAGAATGTGGGGAGGCTGGAAATAAAGGGAAAGGTTAAGCTGAGCACCCTATCTTCCAACACAAACTATGCAGCATACTTTGTGTTTAAGCTTGTGAGAGACAGATATGGTTTCAGGCATACACCTGTGGAGTTGGATGTCAGCATTGAGGGAACAGCGGCAGGAGAAGTGCATAGTGTAATCCTAGACCCACCACGAAATATGCCACAGCAAGCTAAAGAGAGGGCAGATGGGTGGTTGGAGATTGAAATGGGGGAGTTCTTCAATGGATTTGAAGATGATAAGACTGTGGAATTTAGTCTACGGGAAGACCATGATGATCAACCAAAACGAGGCCTTATTGTCCAAGGAATTGAGCTTAGACCTAAACATAATAGGTAG